A portion of the Luxibacter massiliensis genome contains these proteins:
- a CDS encoding acyl CoA:acetate/3-ketoacid CoA transferase — MIKANFVTAREAAGYVKDNMTVCPIGMTLVSASEAVLKEIEALFLETGHPAGITLLHSCGQSDRKDGIQHFAHEGLVRRIIGSHWGLQPRWMEMIANNQVEAYCLPQGQIAQLYRSMACGLPGKMSKVGLGTFVDPRIEGGKMNDRTKPLEDIVEIMDYHGEDYMFYKQVPIDVCIIRGTECDEMGNLTTEEEAMKLEVLAGVMAAKRYGGKVIAQVKRVVQTGTLNPKSVTVPGVFIDAVVVCENPEVDHRQTSSWVFDPSYCGQARVPQNAIDPLPMSVRKLIGRRAIEEVYPGCVVNLGTGIPNDVIGNISNEEGINDDIMITVESGIYGGVQAGGIDFGIGQNLYAMIGHHEQMDYYNGAGVDVTFMGFGELDGEGNVNATKMGPRCTGCGGFIDITQNAKKVVFCGTFTASGCEFSFENNKLTIVKEGKIRKMVSRVAQYSFNGKLSRSNNQDVYIVTERAVFKLAPEGVVLIEIAPGVDLQKQVLDMMDFQPIVSENLKVMDGALFNKDAVGMRDMILAK; from the coding sequence ATGATAAAAGCAAATTTTGTAACAGCAAGGGAGGCTGCAGGGTATGTGAAGGACAATATGACAGTCTGCCCTATAGGCATGACTCTTGTCAGTGCCAGTGAGGCAGTGCTGAAAGAGATTGAAGCCTTATTTTTGGAAACAGGGCATCCTGCAGGCATTACATTGCTGCATTCCTGCGGACAGAGTGACCGCAAGGACGGCATCCAGCATTTTGCCCATGAGGGGTTGGTTAGGAGAATTATAGGGTCGCACTGGGGACTGCAGCCCAGGTGGATGGAAATGATAGCCAATAACCAGGTGGAAGCCTACTGCCTCCCCCAGGGACAGATTGCCCAGCTGTACAGAAGTATGGCCTGCGGCCTGCCGGGTAAGATGTCCAAGGTCGGACTTGGCACCTTTGTGGATCCTAGGATAGAGGGCGGAAAAATGAATGACCGTACAAAGCCTCTGGAAGATATTGTAGAGATTATGGACTACCACGGGGAAGATTATATGTTCTATAAGCAAGTGCCTATAGATGTGTGTATTATCCGTGGGACTGAGTGTGACGAGATGGGCAACCTGACCACAGAAGAGGAGGCCATGAAGCTGGAAGTCCTTGCCGGGGTTATGGCAGCTAAAAGATATGGGGGCAAGGTCATCGCGCAGGTGAAGAGAGTTGTACAGACAGGTACCCTCAACCCTAAGAGTGTTACGGTTCCAGGCGTCTTTATAGACGCAGTTGTTGTATGTGAGAATCCTGAGGTGGACCACCGGCAGACTTCATCCTGGGTGTTTGACCCTTCGTACTGCGGGCAGGCAAGGGTGCCCCAGAATGCCATTGACCCATTGCCTATGAGTGTGCGCAAGCTAATCGGGAGGAGGGCCATCGAGGAGGTTTATCCAGGCTGTGTAGTGAATTTGGGAACAGGGATACCAAATGATGTGATAGGAAATATCAGCAATGAGGAGGGTATAAACGATGATATTATGATTACTGTAGAATCTGGAATATATGGCGGCGTTCAGGCTGGGGGGATTGACTTCGGCATTGGCCAGAATTTGTATGCCATGATCGGGCACCATGAACAGATGGATTATTATAATGGAGCAGGCGTAGACGTTACCTTTATGGGGTTTGGAGAACTGGATGGGGAGGGGAATGTAAATGCTACAAAAATGGGGCCGAGATGCACGGGATGCGGAGGTTTTATTGATATCACGCAGAATGCAAAAAAAGTAGTATTCTGCGGAACCTTTACTGCAAGTGGCTGTGAATTTTCATTTGAAAACAATAAACTCACGATTGTAAAAGAAGGAAAAATCCGAAAGATGGTATCCAGAGTTGCACAGTATTCATTTAATGGAAAGCTTTCAAGGAGCAATAATCAGGATGTTTACATTGTGACAGAGCGGGCAGTATTTAAGCTGGCCCCAGAGGGCGTCGTGCTGATAGAGATTGCGCCGGGAGTGGATCTTCAGAAACAGGTACTGGATATGATGGATTTTCAGCCAATTGTCAGTGAAAATTTAAAGGTGATGGATGGGGCATTATTTAATAAAGATGCTGTTGGAATGAGAGATATGATACTTGCAAAATAA
- the fabG gene encoding 3-oxoacyl-ACP reductase FabG, translated as MRLENKVAIVTGAGRGLGRGIAEKLAQEGAKVVVADMAPADETVAAIKQAGGTASSFTVNVAKQEEVQALVKFAVDTYGTLDIMVNNAGINRDGMLHKMPVENWNIVIDVDLTGTFYGTQEAVKYMRGKGYGRIINISSGSWLGNIGQANYAAAKAGVVGLTKTAARENARKGITCNAICPGFIETDMTLKLKEVNDGAAWESMMQRIPAGYAGKPADVGNMVAFLASDDASYITSEVINVGGGMIV; from the coding sequence ATGAGATTGGAGAATAAGGTAGCTATTGTAACTGGAGCGGGCAGGGGACTCGGCAGAGGGATCGCGGAAAAACTGGCGCAGGAGGGGGCGAAGGTCGTTGTAGCTGACATGGCCCCGGCGGATGAGACGGTGGCGGCCATTAAACAAGCCGGAGGCACTGCCAGCAGCTTTACTGTAAATGTGGCAAAACAAGAAGAGGTGCAGGCTCTTGTTAAATTTGCAGTAGATACATATGGGACATTGGATATTATGGTGAATAATGCAGGGATCAACCGTGATGGTATGCTGCATAAAATGCCGGTTGAAAATTGGAATATTGTCATAGACGTTGATCTTACAGGCACATTTTATGGAACCCAGGAAGCAGTCAAATATATGCGGGGTAAGGGGTATGGGCGTATTATAAACATTTCTTCAGGAAGCTGGCTGGGCAATATCGGCCAGGCCAATTATGCAGCCGCAAAAGCTGGAGTTGTAGGCCTGACAAAAACCGCAGCCAGGGAAAATGCCCGTAAGGGGATTACATGTAATGCAATTTGCCCTGGATTTATAGAGACAGACATGACATTAAAGTTAAAAGAAGTGAATGACGGGGCGGCATGGGAAAGCATGATGCAGAGAATTCCTGCGGGATACGCTGGAAAACCAGCAGATGTAGGAAATATGGTAGCTTTTTTGGCGTCAGATGACGCGTCATATATTACGTCGGAAGTCATCAATGTAGGCGGCGGCATGATTGTTTAG
- a CDS encoding 3-hydroxyacyl-CoA dehydrogenase family protein, with product MKVAVIGAGLMGSGIAQTCAQAGYEVKNIDVFEPAIEKAKAGIEKLFAKKIAKGSMTEEQKNEIFSRMTYSSNMEDVKGAEIIIEAVPEKIELKKSVFEQLDKVADEETVIVSNTSGLSISEMAAVTMRPHKVMGVHFFYPAPVMKLAELVRGIATDDDTYNKVRDFAVSIKKTVVDAPEYPGFIVNRILVPMQNEAAFMVMEGCKPEDVDTAMKLGANHPMGPLELTDFVGIDVMLATMTGLYNGFHDSKYRPCPLLETMVKAGHLGRKTGQGFYRYDK from the coding sequence GTGAAGGTTGCAGTTATTGGAGCCGGCCTGATGGGAAGCGGCATCGCCCAGACTTGTGCACAGGCCGGGTATGAGGTGAAGAATATTGATGTATTTGAGCCAGCTATAGAAAAAGCGAAAGCTGGGATTGAAAAACTGTTTGCAAAAAAAATTGCTAAGGGCAGCATGACTGAAGAGCAGAAGAATGAAATCTTTTCCAGGATGACATACAGCAGCAATATGGAGGATGTAAAAGGGGCAGAGATTATAATAGAGGCAGTACCGGAGAAGATTGAGCTGAAAAAATCTGTCTTTGAACAGCTGGATAAAGTTGCAGATGAAGAGACAGTGATTGTCTCAAACACATCGGGTTTAAGTATTTCGGAAATGGCGGCAGTGACGATGAGGCCTCATAAGGTGATGGGCGTCCATTTCTTCTACCCGGCGCCGGTTATGAAACTGGCGGAACTTGTGCGGGGAATCGCTACAGATGATGATACATATAACAAAGTAAGAGATTTTGCGGTCAGCATAAAAAAAACAGTAGTAGACGCACCTGAATATCCTGGATTCATTGTAAACCGTATTTTGGTGCCAATGCAGAATGAGGCGGCCTTTATGGTGATGGAAGGATGCAAACCAGAGGACGTAGATACAGCTATGAAGCTGGGGGCAAACCATCCCATGGGACCGCTGGAGCTGACAGATTTTGTGGGAATTGATGTCATGCTGGCCACTATGACGGGATTGTACAATGGATTCCATGATAGTAAGTATAGGCCATGCCCCTTGCTTGAGACAATGGTAAAAGCAGGGCACCTGGGGAGAAAAACAGGCCAGGGATTTTATAGGTACGACAAATAA
- a CDS encoding thiolase family protein produces MRDVVVVSGVRLPVGNFGGSLKDISAIDMGAMVVKEAVSRAGIQPSDVDEVIIGQVGEIAENGFVARAISLKAGMPKETTAYSVNRQCGSSLQSIAEAVMEIQTGQADVVVAGGSENISQLPYYVKDARWGARMGHKTFEDGVIDILTWPLDGNHNGVTAENVATKYNVSREEQDQFALRSHQRACAAIKDGKFKDEILPVELKDRKGNVTVFDTDEGPRDGQTMERLAKLRPCFVKDGTVTAGNSSSLNDGAAAVVVMAKEKAEELGVVPKLKIEGYAVSGFDAELMGYSPKFSSEKLAAKLGLDLTQIDMFEINEAFASQAYAVSRDLGLDPEKVNIYGGGISIGHPIGATGTILAVKVLYELMRTDKKDAMISMCIGGGQGISMYFTKC; encoded by the coding sequence ATGAGAGATGTAGTTGTAGTTAGTGGTGTGAGGCTTCCTGTAGGAAATTTTGGCGGCAGTTTAAAGGATATTTCTGCCATTGATATGGGTGCTATGGTGGTAAAAGAAGCAGTAAGCCGTGCAGGTATCCAGCCGTCTGATGTGGATGAGGTTATTATTGGCCAGGTAGGGGAGATAGCCGAAAATGGGTTTGTTGCCAGGGCAATAAGCTTGAAAGCTGGTATGCCAAAGGAGACTACTGCGTATTCAGTAAACCGCCAATGTGGTTCCAGCCTCCAGTCTATAGCAGAGGCTGTGATGGAAATTCAGACGGGCCAGGCAGATGTGGTTGTGGCAGGAGGCTCAGAGAATATTTCTCAGCTTCCATATTATGTGAAGGATGCCCGCTGGGGAGCCAGAATGGGGCATAAAACATTCGAGGATGGCGTGATTGACATTTTGACATGGCCGTTGGACGGAAACCATAATGGTGTAACTGCTGAAAATGTGGCAACTAAATATAATGTTTCAAGAGAAGAACAGGATCAGTTTGCCCTGCGGAGCCATCAGAGGGCATGTGCCGCAATTAAAGATGGAAAATTTAAGGACGAGATACTTCCAGTGGAATTAAAGGATAGAAAAGGAAATGTAACTGTATTTGATACAGATGAGGGGCCAAGAGATGGGCAGACCATGGAAAGGCTTGCTAAGCTCCGTCCATGTTTTGTTAAAGATGGAACAGTTACAGCGGGAAACTCTTCCAGTTTAAATGATGGTGCAGCAGCGGTTGTTGTTATGGCAAAGGAGAAAGCTGAGGAATTAGGTGTTGTTCCGAAGCTAAAAATAGAAGGCTATGCAGTATCGGGATTTGATGCAGAACTGATGGGATATTCACCTAAGTTTTCAAGTGAAAAGCTGGCTGCCAAGTTAGGCTTGGATTTAACACAAATTGATATGTTTGAGATTAACGAAGCATTTGCAAGCCAGGCTTATGCGGTGAGCAGGGATTTAGGCCTGGATCCTGAAAAAGTAAATATATATGGAGGCGGAATCTCTATTGGACATCCGATTGGGGCTACTGGGACAATCCTGGCAGTCAAGGTACTATATGAATTGATGCGTACAGATAAGAAAGATGCGATGATTAGCATGTGTATTGGCGGAGGCCAGGGAATATCTATGTACTTCACAAAATGTTAA
- a CDS encoding L-cysteine desulfidase family protein has translation MKKSDEKYQAYVQILKEELVPAMGCTEPIALAYAAAKAREILGCLPERVHIGASGSIIKNVKSVIVPNTDHLKGIPAAAVAGIIAGRPEKELEVISEVTREEVEEMREFLEEKEIRVEHIDNGITFDIIVTVSAGESYVQVRIANYHTNIVYIDKDGEILLDIPVKGESEEGLTDRNILNVEDIWDFVQTVDIEDIREILQRQADYNTAIAEEGLKGNYGANIGQVILDTYGKDVRSRAKAMAAAGSDARMNGCELPVIINSGSGNQGMTCSLPVLEYVKELGADKEKMYRALALSNLVAIHQKTGIGRLSAYCGAVSAGAAAGAGIAYLCGGGYNEIAHTVVNALAIVSGMVCDGAKASCAAKIASSVDAGILGYNMYVRGQQFYGGDGIITKGVENTIQNVGRLGKEGMRMTNEEIIKIMVE, from the coding sequence ATGAAAAAGTCAGATGAGAAATACCAGGCATATGTACAGATTTTAAAGGAGGAGTTGGTTCCTGCAATGGGGTGTACGGAACCCATCGCTCTTGCCTATGCGGCGGCCAAGGCAAGGGAAATACTTGGATGTCTGCCGGAACGTGTGCATATTGGGGCAAGCGGGAGCATTATTAAAAATGTAAAGAGTGTGATTGTGCCTAATACAGATCATTTAAAAGGGATTCCAGCCGCTGCTGTAGCGGGCATTATTGCAGGCAGGCCGGAGAAAGAGCTGGAAGTAATTTCAGAAGTGACCCGGGAAGAAGTGGAAGAGATGCGGGAGTTTCTAGAGGAGAAGGAAATTCGGGTTGAACATATAGATAATGGGATAACATTCGATATTATTGTCACAGTTTCGGCCGGCGAATCTTATGTCCAGGTAAGAATCGCAAATTACCACACAAATATTGTGTATATTGATAAGGATGGGGAAATCCTTCTTGATATTCCCGTCAAGGGAGAGTCCGAGGAAGGCCTGACTGACAGAAACATTCTAAATGTGGAGGATATATGGGACTTTGTTCAGACTGTGGATATTGAAGATATTAGAGAAATACTGCAGAGGCAGGCAGATTATAACACAGCCATTGCGGAAGAAGGGTTAAAGGGAAATTATGGCGCCAATATAGGGCAGGTCATCCTGGATACTTATGGGAAAGATGTGAGGAGCAGGGCAAAGGCTATGGCTGCCGCTGGGTCAGATGCCAGGATGAATGGATGTGAACTTCCGGTTATCATTAATTCGGGGAGTGGAAATCAGGGTATGACTTGCTCTTTGCCTGTCCTGGAGTATGTCAAAGAACTTGGGGCGGATAAAGAGAAAATGTACCGTGCGCTGGCCCTATCGAATTTGGTTGCTATTCATCAGAAAACTGGAATCGGACGTCTGTCGGCTTACTGCGGTGCTGTCAGCGCAGGAGCAGCGGCAGGGGCCGGCATTGCCTATTTGTGCGGCGGGGGTTACAATGAGATTGCCCATACGGTAGTCAATGCCCTGGCTATCGTGTCCGGCATGGTCTGCGATGGGGCAAAGGCATCCTGTGCAGCGAAGATAGCTTCCTCAGTAGATGCAGGAATATTGGGTTATAATATGTATGTCCGGGGGCAGCAGTTTTATGGTGGGGATGGAATCATTACAAAAGGTGTGGAAAATACAATTCAAAATGTAGGCCGCCTTGGAAAAGAGGGCATGCGTATGACAAACGAGGAAATTATTAAAATTATGGTTGAGTAG
- a CDS encoding aldose 1-epimerase family protein, with amino-acid sequence MNLENEYLLVEIADKGAEVVKIYDKQKAVDVLWEGNPAFWKRHSPILFPNVGKNYKNTIHIQGKEYPSSQHGFARDHVFTCVKSDESQGIFLLCSNEETKKVYPFDFELYISYILEGKTLSIQWEVKNPTAEPVYFTIGGHPAFRFSGKEERKEDYCLFFPKKEKLQYILINPESGTACVERIYELELNKGMYPLSEEMFSKDALIFDNGQIGEAWICHKDGRPYVGLRCEGFPNFGIWSVEGAPFICLEPWAGRCDNHGFEGDISEKPGMNRVDGHGTFKKQYQIVVA; translated from the coding sequence ATGAATCTGGAAAATGAGTATCTGTTGGTGGAAATTGCGGATAAAGGTGCAGAGGTCGTGAAGATTTATGATAAGCAGAAGGCGGTTGATGTGCTCTGGGAGGGAAATCCGGCTTTTTGGAAAAGACATTCCCCTATTTTATTTCCAAATGTAGGGAAAAACTATAAAAATACCATCCATATCCAGGGGAAAGAGTATCCATCTTCCCAGCATGGTTTTGCCAGAGATCATGTATTTACATGTGTGAAATCTGATGAAAGCCAGGGGATTTTTTTGCTGTGTTCAAACGAGGAGACAAAGAAAGTATATCCGTTCGACTTTGAATTATATATATCTTATATATTAGAAGGAAAAACACTTAGTATCCAATGGGAGGTTAAAAACCCTACTGCAGAGCCGGTTTATTTTACAATAGGCGGGCATCCGGCTTTTCGTTTTTCAGGAAAAGAGGAAAGGAAAGAGGATTATTGCCTGTTTTTTCCGAAGAAAGAGAAACTTCAGTATATACTAATTAATCCGGAGTCTGGGACTGCCTGTGTGGAGAGGATATATGAACTGGAATTGAATAAAGGCATGTATCCATTGAGCGAAGAAATGTTTTCTAAGGATGCATTGATTTTTGATAATGGACAGATCGGGGAGGCCTGGATTTGCCATAAAGACGGAAGGCCTTATGTAGGACTTCGCTGTGAGGGATTCCCTAATTTTGGCATATGGTCAGTGGAAGGCGCCCCCTTTATCTGTCTGGAGCCATGGGCCGGCCGGTGTGATAACCATGGATTTGAAGGGGATATTTCAGAGAAACCTGGAATGAACCGGGTGGACGGACATGGGACTTTTAAGAAGCAATATCAGATTGTGGTCGCTTGA
- the spoIIID gene encoding sporulation transcriptional regulator SpoIIID: protein MKDYIEERAVEIADYIIENNATVRQTAKQFGISKSTVHKDVTERLLQINPALAGAARKVLDMNKSERHIRGGLATREKYLHQH, encoded by the coding sequence TTGAAAGATTATATTGAAGAAAGAGCCGTGGAGATCGCTGATTATATTATAGAAAATAATGCCACGGTGCGGCAGACGGCAAAGCAGTTTGGGATAAGTAAAAGTACTGTACATAAGGATGTAACTGAGCGTCTCCTTCAGATTAATCCTGCACTGGCTGGTGCGGCACGAAAGGTTTTGGACATGAACAAATCCGAACGGCATATTCGTGGAGGGTTGGCTACCCGGGAAAAATATCTGCATCAGCATTAG
- a CDS encoding sensor histidine kinase, with product MRRVRTLRRRLTLGVLMAALVPVCIFAFVSQFRLKSSLDDNMYSQVYSNLRSSGRSLDMVLDKYGTVLYDMCTDDILAADIKAILDGQDDLGVKSSLSYKLSRVCSRTSGTAGITLLLDNGEILFYDRLNSSSSRSTWASQVRVPEFEGEKLYQGNTVPVTANNRSVYLFQIGMRITDYRNGHKELGTVVISIEQEQVENAITPGGDGSVYLLDQGTVISSPDTDDIGKKFDSVKNTDANHYASVINEESGFTICHEQPLEEYRHTMWGQVAFLFAIAVMSCVVMMFLIFQLTKPYLSAVDSLVDAMNKVEEGDFTASVEVPESMPREIRKIGVGFNEMVLHIDSLLGQVKTASAEQRAAELSVLEAQIDPHFLYNTLDTINWKAIENEQYDISELVGALADILRYTVKNAGGMTTLRQEMGWLDHYILLQSAKLGMPLIVEKNVSEEIMGYKIHKLLLQPFLENAMKHGFPGKIGKYKIYITVRLSCGQMHFIIEDNGKGIPREMLLRLNDENFQPDGHVGIINVRRRLKLYYGDEATVYFESSLGSYTKVHLFIPEKGDIKCEL from the coding sequence ATGAGAAGAGTGAGAACTTTAAGAAGAAGGCTGACTTTAGGGGTTCTAATGGCGGCCCTTGTTCCTGTATGTATTTTTGCTTTTGTTTCGCAATTCCGTCTGAAGAGCAGCCTGGATGATAATATGTATAGTCAAGTTTACAGTAATCTCCGCAGTTCCGGGAGAAGCCTGGATATGGTGCTGGATAAATATGGTACAGTGCTATATGATATGTGCACAGACGATATACTTGCCGCTGATATAAAAGCCATATTAGACGGACAGGATGATTTGGGCGTTAAGAGCAGCCTTTCTTATAAACTGAGCCGTGTATGCAGCCGCACATCTGGGACTGCGGGAATCACACTGCTTCTGGACAACGGAGAAATACTTTTTTATGACAGGTTAAATTCCTCATCCTCCAGGAGTACATGGGCCAGTCAAGTCAGGGTTCCAGAGTTTGAAGGGGAGAAACTGTACCAGGGAAATACAGTTCCAGTGACTGCAAATAATAGGAGCGTTTATTTGTTTCAAATAGGGATGCGGATTACGGATTACAGAAATGGCCATAAAGAGCTGGGGACTGTAGTAATCAGTATTGAGCAGGAGCAGGTGGAGAATGCAATCACCCCAGGCGGGGACGGCTCTGTATATCTTTTGGACCAAGGCACGGTGATAAGTTCACCGGATACAGATGACATAGGGAAGAAATTCGATTCGGTTAAAAATACAGACGCCAATCATTATGCGTCTGTCATAAATGAGGAGAGTGGGTTCACTATATGTCATGAGCAGCCTTTGGAGGAATATAGGCATACCATGTGGGGGCAGGTGGCTTTTCTCTTTGCTATTGCCGTTATGTCATGTGTAGTTATGATGTTTCTGATTTTTCAGCTTACTAAACCATATCTGTCTGCAGTAGATAGTTTGGTGGATGCTATGAATAAAGTTGAGGAGGGCGACTTTACAGCCAGTGTGGAGGTTCCGGAGAGTATGCCCAGGGAAATACGGAAAATAGGGGTTGGTTTTAATGAAATGGTCCTTCATATTGATAGTCTGCTGGGGCAGGTGAAAACAGCGTCCGCTGAGCAGAGGGCAGCTGAACTGTCAGTCCTGGAGGCACAGATTGATCCGCACTTCCTGTATAATACACTAGATACAATTAACTGGAAAGCAATTGAGAATGAACAGTACGATATCAGTGAACTGGTGGGGGCCCTGGCAGATATTCTGCGCTATACTGTGAAAAATGCTGGAGGTATGACCACCCTAAGGCAGGAGATGGGATGGCTTGACCATTACATTCTGCTTCAAAGTGCGAAGCTGGGGATGCCTTTGATAGTTGAAAAAAACGTATCCGAAGAAATCATGGGATATAAAATCCATAAACTTTTGCTGCAGCCATTTCTGGAAAATGCCATGAAACATGGTTTCCCAGGGAAAATAGGAAAATATAAAATTTACATTACTGTACGTTTAAGCTGTGGGCAGATGCACTTTATTATAGAAGATAATGGAAAAGGAATCCCGAGAGAGATGCTGCTTAGGCTCAATGATGAGAATTTCCAACCAGATGGCCACGTGGGGATTATAAACGTAAGGAGACGGCTTAAACTTTATTATGGGGATGAGGCGACAGTTTATTTTGAGAGCTCCCTGGGAAGTTATACGAAAGTACATTTGTTCATTCCGGAGAAAGGAGATATTAAATGCGAATTGTAA